One region of Hypanus sabinus isolate sHypSab1 unplaced genomic scaffold, sHypSab1.hap1 scaffold_149, whole genome shotgun sequence genomic DNA includes:
- the LOC132387037 gene encoding NACHT, LRR and PYD domains-containing protein 3-like, with translation MEDVQQKHKETLRTQTETLRVNTILMREKVKVFQLVDRYAELTVISTVRDREMVEHELRARGRDHEEWREKHLRGHLEKLRTDQLFQSSFSRSKSQSESTAAVAGDPGIGKTTMVQKIVYDWATGKIYQQFQFVFSFKFRDLNSIDNRINLRELILDQYPYFGNILREVWKNPEGLLFIFDGLDEFKHRIDFADSRRDTEPKHQCPDPEWWCEMSDIVYSLIQGKLLPGCSVLVTTRPNELHLLEKAQIRVWAEIMGFVSEKRKEYFIRHFEDQMVAAAVFKHVKENEILYTMSYNPSYCWILALALGPFFTQRGRDPQRVPKTITQLYSYYIYNILKNHGREIENPRDVLLRLGQMAFRGVSERKIVFTDGDLINYNLLPSQFLSGFLMELLEREDSARSVVYTFPHLTIQEFVAAVAQFLIPDCRDIMKLLTEIHCVKDGRFEVFLRFVAGLSNPMTARGLEAILGPFPHQTTCRVIDWVKEEVKRRSGNTESEAGKRSLLNTLHYLFESQNRRLAQDALGSVKKLSFSEITLTPIDCAVLSHVIGLCDTIKHLDLENCHIQCEGIQRLGLGLHKCQELSLGQNELGDSGVKLVSAALRNPECKIQKLWLEDVGLTDSGAEDLVSALSTNPSLTELSLGYNSLTDGSVPALHRLILTLPSLQWILLWGNQFSETGEKELRALQGPRSGLTVMV, from the exons atggaagatgttcaacagaaacacaaggagactctgcggacacaaactgaaacactgagagtgaacacgatcctgatgagggagaaggtgaaggttttccagctggttgatcgatacgctgagctcacggtcatttccaCTGTTCGAGATCGGGaaatggtggaacatgagctgcgggcaagaggcagagaccacgaggagtggagagaaaaacatctcCGTGGACACCTGGAAAAACTCCGGACGGATCAGCTGTTTCAGAGCAGCTTTTCCCGAAGTAAATCCCAATCAGAGAGTACAGCGGCAGTGGCCGGAGAcccagggatcgggaaaacaacaatggttcaaaagattgtttatgactgggccacggggaaaatataccaacagttccagtttgtcttcagtttcaaattccgggatttaaactccaTTGACAACAGAataaacctgagggaactgattctagatcagtatccttactttgggaatatcctgagagaggtctggaagaaccccgagggattgctgtttatattcgatggtttggatgaattcaaacatagaatcgattttgctgacagtcggagagatacagaacccaagcaccagtgcccagatcccgagtggtggtgtgaaatgtctgacattgtgtacagtttaatccagggcaagctgctcccagggtgttcagtgctggtgaccacccgccccaatgagttacatttattggaaaaggctcaGATCAGGGTCTGGGCTGAAATCATGGGATTTGTTAGTGagaaacggaaggaatatttcatcaggcattttgaagatcagatggtggcagcagctgttttcaaacacgtgaaggagaacgagatcctgtacaccatgagctacaacccctcctactgctggatcctcgctctggcactgggtcccttcttcacacaaagaggcagggacccgcagcgagttcccaagaccatcacccaactgtactcctactatatttacaacatcctgaaaaatcacggccgtgagattgagaacccccgtgatgtgttgcTCAGGCTTggccagatggccttcagaggagtgtccgagaggaagattgtgtttacagatggagatttgatcaactacaatctgctgccttcccagttcctgtccgggttcctgatggagcttttggagagagaggattctgcccggagcgtggtgtacacattcccacacctcaccatccaagagtttgtagctgcagtcgcacaattcctgatccCAGATTGCAGAGATATtatgaaactcctcactgaaatccaCTGCGTGAaggatgggcgatttgaggtatttctccgttttgttgctggtctctccaacccaatgacagctcggggcctggaggcgattctgggtccatttcctcatcaaacaacctgccgggtgattgactgggtgaaggaggaggttaaacgccggagtggaaacacagagagtgaagctggtaaaaggagcctcctgaacacattgcactacctgtttgagtctcagaatcgtagACTGGCTCAGGACGCGCTGGGATCTGTGAAAAAACTTTCATTCAGTGAAAttacactgaccccgattgactgtgcggtcctgtctcatgtcatcggactctgtgatacaataaaacacctcgacctggagaactgccacattcagtgtgaaggaatccagcggctgggactcgggctgcacaagtgccaggagttgag CCTTGGGcagaatgaactgggagattcaggagtgaaactggtgtctgcggctctgaggaacccggagtgtaaaatacagaaactgtg gctggaggatgtcggtctcacagattctggtgccgaggatctcgtctccgctctcagtacaaacccatcactgacggagctgagcCTTGGTTACAACTCGCTGACTGAcggatctgtccccgctctccaccgcctcatactgaccctcccgagtctgcAGTGGATCCT GCTGTgggggaatcagttcagtgagaccggggagaaggaactgagagCTCTCCAGGGACCCAGATCCGGACTGACAGTGATggtgtga
- the LOC132387038 gene encoding uncharacterized protein LOC132387038 isoform X2: MDQIASSEGEPVTSTSGKDTAPSSAITELLANWDDSQLLQLTDIYRDRLEQAMEGGVHGVSLALTAENQFSGDEHRKISDLADKGEQADSSKLLLSLVMEKGSRARRVMWETFVKMRTGVPELDKMLKEIQIYGCNPSHPSNPAQVLLKILSELKDPVTTEILNYLLPEFLGLCSLLHHPTRNQHGFQTCV, encoded by the exons ATGGATCAAATTGCGAGCAGTGAAGGAGAGCCAGTGACGTCAACATCGGGAAAGGACACGG CTCCGAGCTCAGCAATCACCGAGCTCCTGGCAAACTGGGACGATTCCCAGCTGCTGCAGTTGACGGATatctaccgggacaggctggagcaggcgatggaaggaggggtgcacggagtgagcctggcgttaacggccgagaatcagttcagcggagatgaacatcgg aaaatctctgatctcgctgataagggagagcaggcggacagttctaaactcctcctgagcctggtgatggagaaaggctcccgcgcccggagggtgatgtgggaaacctttgtgaaaatgcggactggtgttccagagttggacaaaatgctgaaggaaatacAGATATATG GTTgtaatccctcccatccatcaaaCCCCGCTCAAGTTTTACTGAAGATTCTCAgtgagctgaaag aTCCTGTGACAACTGAAATCCTGAACTACCTGCTACCAGAATTCCTCGGTCTCTGCTCTCTTCTTCACCACCCGACAAGAAATCAGCACGGTTTTCAAACTTGTGTTTAA
- the LOC132387038 gene encoding uncharacterized protein LOC132387038 isoform X1, producing MQLERTCGERFIERKAHNWKQTTTEDKGKATRKPARGLREPFRENPSDSEFPLIQSGESLQTLITPVLKMDQIASSEGEPVTSTSGKDTAPSSAITELLANWDDSQLLQLTDIYRDRLEQAMEGGVHGVSLALTAENQFSGDEHRKISDLADKGEQADSSKLLLSLVMEKGSRARRVMWETFVKMRTGVPELDKMLKEIQIYGCNPSHPSNPAQVLLKILSELKVVICVGRFSC from the exons acctgcggtgagaggtTTATTGAAAGAAAAGcccacaactggaagcaaaccacaactgaagacaagggaaaagcaacaaggaaaccagcccgaggactgagagaaCCATTTCGAGAGAACCCATCTGATTCGGaatttccattgattcagtcaggagaaagtttg CAAACACTAATCACACCTGTCCTCAAAATGGATCAAATTGCGAGCAGTGAAGGAGAGCCAGTGACGTCAACATCGGGAAAGGACACGG CTCCGAGCTCAGCAATCACCGAGCTCCTGGCAAACTGGGACGATTCCCAGCTGCTGCAGTTGACGGATatctaccgggacaggctggagcaggcgatggaaggaggggtgcacggagtgagcctggcgttaacggccgagaatcagttcagcggagatgaacatcgg aaaatctctgatctcgctgataagggagagcaggcggacagttctaaactcctcctgagcctggtgatggagaaaggctcccgcgcccggagggtgatgtgggaaacctttgtgaaaatgcggactggtgttccagagttggacaaaatgctgaaggaaatacAGATATATG GTTgtaatccctcccatccatcaaaCCCCGCTCAAGTTTTACTGAAGATTCTCAgtgagctgaaag TTGTAATTTGCGTCGGGCGGTTCAGTTGTTGA